From a single Candidatus Delongbacteria bacterium genomic region:
- a CDS encoding T9SS type A sorting domain-containing protein encodes MMRTHGNRHIRTTLWAVLLCGSPAWSAYSLDTSPGATLGLWSRWEVAANSYELDVYLNHVPATAQEPIRLVDLTLQWDPALLAAVGAPDPGLLFDGLSEVFYAHYDGVDGRTFTGTLLGQQAGVTPTGPVLILSQTFHALDLLGGPASITIANPVLRGEMNQSIPCDNASPVTLTVDTTPPSGYLYELEAISPPGNDTYTWLPTISQSLSGGDGSLHSLVNSEDPALPPNPSPLWTAPPLPGSFVLSAGNGLKTVYLDLRDQYGNAVTLSDQLTLDDQPPLPVGALTASPRHQGVQLDWGLPGDLDFSHVEIWRQGWFDSGISAYPEYDDIAPMDSWPADRDEAISKGFTLVYSGTGTSLLDSVVPRDVYRYVAIAVDLALIPAPIGPDSRARATNYFLGDFATPYSGTVHVADLVRLSNTYSTADGDFLYYNQADIGPSDDNGPLGIPMTDNMIDFEDLMLFAMNYSFSGPPLSAASGADLELADTQAPATLEWRAEGNQWSLWLSGNGILGARLVLENGLSISESDTEPWPLLVRPSAAGQELALVSLDGGDLSGRLLSLAVSQPPSILSIELRDRANTRVTPTLDSGSSSRPASFALYPVSPNPFNPDTMVRFSLAEDGPASLVLYDIQGRKVLELFRGQLPAGERTLRLDAGPLASGVYILQLQSGEFHSARRISLVR; translated from the coding sequence ATGATGCGCACACATGGCAATCGACACATCCGGACCACCCTCTGGGCCGTGCTGCTCTGCGGCAGTCCCGCCTGGTCCGCCTATTCTCTGGACACCAGCCCGGGCGCGACTCTGGGCCTGTGGTCCCGCTGGGAAGTGGCGGCCAACAGCTACGAACTGGACGTCTATCTCAACCATGTCCCGGCTACCGCGCAGGAGCCGATCCGCCTGGTTGACCTGACCCTGCAGTGGGATCCGGCGTTGCTCGCAGCGGTCGGTGCGCCGGATCCCGGGCTGCTCTTCGATGGCCTCAGCGAGGTCTTCTACGCCCATTACGACGGGGTGGACGGGCGCACCTTCACTGGCACGCTGCTGGGGCAGCAGGCGGGTGTGACACCCACCGGCCCTGTCCTGATCCTCAGCCAGACCTTCCATGCACTGGACCTGCTGGGTGGTCCGGCCAGCATCACCATCGCCAATCCTGTGCTGCGTGGTGAAATGAACCAATCGATTCCCTGCGACAACGCGTCTCCCGTGACCCTGACGGTCGACACCACGCCCCCATCGGGCTACCTCTACGAGCTCGAAGCCATTTCACCTCCGGGCAATGACACGTATACATGGTTGCCCACAATCTCCCAGTCTCTCAGTGGAGGAGACGGCAGCCTGCATTCTCTGGTGAACTCCGAAGACCCGGCTCTGCCGCCCAATCCCTCGCCGCTCTGGACGGCCCCGCCGCTGCCGGGCAGTTTCGTGCTCTCGGCGGGCAACGGCCTCAAGACCGTGTACCTCGACCTGCGCGATCAGTACGGCAATGCGGTCACCCTCAGCGACCAGCTCACGCTGGACGACCAGCCTCCTCTTCCCGTGGGCGCCCTGACGGCCAGTCCCCGTCACCAGGGCGTGCAGCTGGACTGGGGCCTGCCCGGCGACCTGGACTTCAGCCATGTGGAAATCTGGCGCCAGGGCTGGTTCGACAGCGGCATTTCCGCCTATCCGGAGTACGATGACATCGCCCCGATGGACAGCTGGCCCGCCGACCGCGACGAGGCGATTTCCAAGGGCTTCACCCTGGTCTACAGCGGCACGGGCACCAGTCTGCTGGATTCGGTCGTGCCGCGTGACGTGTATCGCTATGTGGCCATCGCCGTCGACCTGGCGCTGATTCCCGCGCCCATCGGCCCCGACTCGCGCGCCCGGGCCACCAACTACTTCCTGGGCGATTTCGCCACACCTTACAGCGGCACGGTGCATGTGGCCGACCTGGTGCGCCTCTCCAACACCTACAGCACGGCCGATGGCGACTTCCTGTATTACAACCAGGCGGATATCGGCCCCAGCGACGACAATGGCCCTCTGGGCATTCCCATGACGGACAACATGATCGATTTCGAAGACCTGATGCTTTTCGCCATGAACTATTCCTTCAGCGGCCCGCCGCTGAGCGCGGCATCCGGCGCAGACCTCGAACTGGCCGACACCCAGGCTCCCGCCACTCTGGAATGGCGCGCCGAGGGCAACCAGTGGAGCCTCTGGCTCAGCGGCAACGGCATTCTCGGAGCCCGACTGGTTCTCGAGAATGGCCTCTCCATCAGCGAATCCGACACGGAACCCTGGCCCCTGCTGGTGCGACCCTCCGCTGCCGGTCAGGAACTGGCTCTGGTCTCGCTGGATGGAGGTGATCTTTCGGGCCGGTTGCTCAGCCTGGCCGTGTCCCAACCCCCGAGTATTCTCTCAATCGAACTCAGGGATCGCGCCAACACCCGTGTGACGCCCACCCTGGATTCGGGGAGTTCCTCCAGACCGGCTTCCTTCGCACTGTACCCCGTGAGCCCCAACCCCTTCAACCCGGATACCATGGTCCGTTTCAGCCTGGCTGAAGACGGCCCGGCGTCTCTGGTGCTGTACGACATCCAGGGCCGCAAGGTGCTGGAGCTGTTCCGCGGCCAGCTGCCCGCGGGCGAGCGGACCCTGCGCCTGGACGCCGGTCCGCTGGCCTCCGGAGTCTACATCCTGCAGCTGCAGTCCGGAGAATTCCACAGCGCACGCCGGATCAGCCTGGTACGCTGA
- a CDS encoding aldehyde dehydrogenase family protein: MTSPVLDVYAPWDRTLIRSLPMTPASRIEEYLQRATSLSQAAAGPLPLARRIAILERTGRLVRERRMEYARTAAHEGGKPLTDSLVELDRAAQGIDAAVGELQHNQGRMIPMGLGPSSAGRVAFTLREPIGPVLAISAFNHPFNLIVHQAITAVAAGCPVLVKPARATPLSCINLLECLQEAGLPEGWARLILCDNNTTATLAADPRIRFMSFIGSGRVGWQLRSRLAPGVHCALEHGGSAPVIVEADADLEAAVPLIGKGGFYHAGQVCVSVQRVFAHHGVARELAERLTAYAETQQPGDPLLAESAMGPLIRPPEVLRVQEWVNEAREGGAEVLCGGQALGETCHAPTVLFNAPESSRVMQEEVFGPVICVTSWTDREEAWRMANRPPFVFQAAVFTRDIELALRSAHRLKGTAVMVNDHTAFRVDWMPFGGREQSGLGMGGIPETIRDLSVEKLVVIRSAGIPG; encoded by the coding sequence ATGACCAGCCCTGTTCTGGATGTATACGCACCCTGGGATCGCACGCTGATCCGCAGTCTGCCAATGACTCCCGCATCCCGCATTGAAGAATACCTGCAGCGTGCCACCAGCCTCTCGCAGGCCGCTGCCGGGCCTTTGCCGCTGGCCCGGCGCATCGCGATTCTGGAGCGCACGGGCCGCCTGGTGCGTGAGCGGCGCATGGAGTACGCGCGCACCGCCGCCCACGAAGGCGGCAAGCCGCTGACCGACTCCCTGGTGGAACTGGATCGCGCGGCCCAGGGCATCGACGCGGCGGTGGGCGAACTGCAACACAACCAGGGACGCATGATTCCCATGGGCCTGGGGCCCTCCTCGGCCGGGCGCGTGGCCTTCACCCTGCGCGAACCGATCGGGCCGGTACTGGCGATCAGCGCGTTCAACCATCCCTTCAACCTCATCGTGCACCAGGCGATCACGGCCGTGGCCGCGGGCTGTCCGGTGCTGGTGAAACCGGCCCGGGCCACGCCCCTGTCCTGCATCAACCTGCTGGAATGTCTGCAAGAGGCCGGATTGCCCGAGGGCTGGGCCCGCCTGATCCTGTGCGACAACAACACAACGGCGACGCTGGCCGCCGACCCGCGGATCCGCTTCATGAGCTTCATCGGCAGTGGGCGTGTGGGATGGCAGCTGCGTTCGCGGCTGGCCCCTGGTGTGCATTGCGCTCTGGAACACGGCGGCTCGGCCCCGGTGATCGTCGAGGCCGATGCGGACCTGGAAGCCGCGGTGCCGCTGATCGGCAAGGGCGGGTTCTACCACGCGGGGCAGGTCTGCGTGTCCGTGCAGCGGGTCTTCGCCCATCACGGCGTGGCCCGGGAACTGGCCGAGCGTCTGACCGCATACGCGGAGACCCAGCAACCCGGCGACCCCCTGCTGGCGGAGAGTGCCATGGGGCCGCTGATTCGCCCCCCGGAAGTCCTGCGCGTGCAGGAGTGGGTCAACGAAGCCCGCGAGGGCGGGGCGGAGGTCCTCTGCGGGGGCCAGGCTCTCGGCGAGACCTGTCACGCCCCGACCGTGTTGTTCAACGCACCTGAATCCTCACGCGTGATGCAGGAGGAAGTCTTTGGCCCGGTGATCTGCGTGACCTCCTGGACCGACCGGGAAGAAGCCTGGCGGATGGCGAATCGTCCGCCCTTCGTCTTCCAGGCGGCCGTCTTCACGCGCGACATCGAGCTGGCCCTGCGCTCGGCCCATCGCCTGAAGGGAACCGCCGTGATGGTCAACGATCACACGGCCTTCCGGGTCGACTGGATGCCCTTCGGCGGGCGCGAGCAGTCGGGCCTTGGCATGGGCGGCATTCCCGAGACGATCCGTGATCTGAGCGTGGAGAAACTGGTGGTGATCCGCAGCGCGGGGATTCCCGGGTAA
- a CDS encoding 5'-nucleotidase, lipoprotein e(P4) family → MHFRTMRTASALLPLLLMMACVTTQAGKPDMTAEVSVASTTAPAVQVAADSHRELNQQMVLATWWFQRSAEARALYLQAYTMARMALERDLSLKIAGKRAVILDIDETVLDNSPFQARCIQDGTAYPTGWAEWCREARALALPGVKQFLDWADSSGVDIYYISNRKQVLLDETIQNLRDAGLPQANAEHVLLRTEGNSKVARRELVARDHRVAVLLGDNLADFSGDFDARSSEERQAAVDAHASEFGTRFIMLPNPMYGDWEGALYNHDWSLDDSTKMERRVQSLRRD, encoded by the coding sequence ATGCACTTCCGAACCATGCGCACGGCAAGCGCTCTGCTGCCGCTGCTGCTGATGATGGCCTGCGTGACCACTCAGGCCGGCAAACCCGACATGACCGCCGAGGTCAGCGTCGCTTCCACTACGGCACCGGCGGTCCAGGTCGCCGCGGACAGCCACCGGGAACTGAACCAGCAGATGGTGCTGGCCACCTGGTGGTTCCAGCGCAGCGCCGAAGCCCGGGCCCTGTATCTGCAGGCCTACACCATGGCCCGGATGGCGCTTGAGCGTGACCTGAGTCTCAAGATCGCCGGCAAGCGCGCCGTGATCCTGGACATTGATGAGACGGTGCTGGACAACAGCCCCTTCCAGGCCCGCTGCATCCAGGACGGTACCGCCTATCCCACCGGCTGGGCCGAATGGTGCCGCGAAGCACGCGCGCTGGCCCTGCCCGGCGTCAAGCAGTTCCTCGACTGGGCCGACTCGAGCGGGGTGGACATCTATTACATCTCGAATCGCAAGCAGGTGCTGCTGGACGAGACCATCCAGAATCTCAGGGACGCTGGCCTGCCCCAGGCCAATGCGGAGCACGTGCTGCTGCGGACCGAGGGCAACAGCAAGGTCGCCCGCCGCGAGCTCGTGGCCCGCGACCATCGGGTGGCCGTGCTGCTGGGTGACAATCTGGCCGACTTCTCCGGGGACTTTGACGCACGCAGCAGCGAAGAACGTCAGGCCGCCGTGGACGCCCACGCCAGCGAGTTCGGTACCCGCTTCATCATGCTGCCCAACCCGATGTACGGCGACTGGGAAGGTGCGCTCTACAACCACGACTGGAGCCTGGACGATTCCACGAAAATGGAGCGGCGGGTCCAGAGCCTGCGACGCGACTGA
- a CDS encoding DUF3459 domain-containing protein, with protein sequence MRMDTRHLAWMALGSGLLGLSPFKLAPAWDAMPDSVVVTEQVPHLDWTRHAVIYEVNLRQYTEAGTLAAFREHLPRLKELGVDILWFMPLTPIGELNRKGGMGSYYSVKDYRAIDPASGSIEEFRALVKEIHGLGMHVIVDWVANHCAWDNHIASEHPEWITRDAQGNPMPPVPDWSDVIDLDYSQPGLREYMTGSLEWWLRETDIDGFRCDVAGLIPFDFWDDARPRLEAVKPVFMLAEWEDPRLHPRAFDMSYSWAFHNVMNSIARGERVPAAIDTVIQDFGKFPADAYLMQFVTNHDENSWNGTEFERMGEAVDAMTVLTWTVPGMPLIYSGQEIGLNRRLAFFEKDPIVWGPSPREAFHRRLNQLKHDLPVLANGSAGGVFQSLPVPDDRLYAFRRGSGSGALLAVFNFSDEARSVPAGHPALAGAALWAADGVEPRGDGIVLPAWGWALRLED encoded by the coding sequence ATGCGCATGGATACCCGTCATCTGGCCTGGATGGCCCTGGGAAGTGGTCTGCTGGGGCTGAGCCCGTTCAAGCTTGCCCCGGCCTGGGACGCGATGCCCGATTCGGTGGTGGTCACCGAACAGGTGCCGCATCTGGACTGGACCCGGCACGCCGTGATCTACGAAGTGAACCTGCGCCAGTATACCGAAGCGGGCACGCTGGCCGCCTTTCGCGAGCATCTGCCCCGCTTGAAGGAGCTGGGTGTGGACATCCTCTGGTTCATGCCGCTGACACCCATCGGCGAACTGAACCGCAAGGGAGGCATGGGCAGCTATTATTCGGTGAAGGACTACCGGGCCATCGATCCGGCCAGCGGCAGCATCGAGGAATTCCGGGCTTTGGTCAAGGAAATTCACGGGCTGGGCATGCACGTGATCGTGGACTGGGTGGCCAATCATTGCGCCTGGGACAATCACATCGCCAGCGAGCATCCCGAATGGATCACGCGCGATGCCCAGGGAAATCCCATGCCGCCAGTGCCCGACTGGAGCGACGTGATCGATCTGGACTATTCGCAACCCGGGCTGCGCGAGTACATGACCGGATCGCTGGAATGGTGGCTGCGTGAAACGGACATCGACGGTTTCCGTTGCGACGTGGCCGGCCTGATCCCTTTCGATTTCTGGGATGACGCGCGTCCTCGGCTCGAGGCAGTGAAGCCGGTGTTCATGCTGGCCGAATGGGAAGATCCGCGCCTGCATCCCCGGGCCTTCGACATGAGCTATTCCTGGGCCTTTCACAATGTGATGAACAGCATCGCGCGCGGGGAGCGCGTGCCTGCCGCCATCGACACCGTGATCCAGGACTTCGGCAAGTTTCCCGCGGACGCCTACCTGATGCAGTTCGTCACCAACCACGACGAGAACAGCTGGAACGGCACCGAGTTCGAACGCATGGGCGAGGCCGTGGACGCGATGACCGTGCTGACCTGGACGGTGCCCGGCATGCCGCTGATCTACAGCGGGCAGGAAATCGGCCTGAATCGGCGGTTGGCATTCTTCGAGAAGGATCCCATCGTCTGGGGCCCCTCCCCGCGCGAAGCCTTCCATCGCCGGCTGAACCAGTTGAAACACGATCTGCCCGTGCTGGCCAATGGCTCGGCGGGAGGCGTCTTCCAGTCGCTGCCGGTGCCCGACGACAGGCTGTATGCCTTCCGGCGCGGCTCCGGTTCCGGTGCGCTGCTGGCCGTGTTCAATTTCAGTGACGAGGCGCGCAGTGTTCCCGCCGGTCATCCCGCTCTGGCCGGAGCAGCGCTCTGGGCCGCCGATGGAGTCGAGCCCCGCGGGGATGGCATCGTCCTGCCCGCCTGGGGCTGGGCGCTGCGCCTCGAGGACTGA
- a CDS encoding CotH kinase family protein, translated as MHGLILVLFLALLSSRAEADDSWMLHDDSQVGRVDITIDQADLDWAYANVWSDSMHVCTVRFRNALLDTVMTPVGFRLRGNTSRTSAKKSFKLKFDEYLDGLEFFDEDALNLNGEHNDPAIARSKIAWDLMQRAGMRASRASHSEVWINGNFYGLYVSVEHIDKEWLRKRFADSSGNLWKCLWPADLNWLGSDPEAYKLLVNDRRVYELKTNEELDDYGALQRLVRVLTQTPPAALRDSLESVLAIEDVLEVMAVDVLLGNWDDYRFLRNNYYLYHDPSSDLMHFIPYDYDNNMGIDWFNVPWATLDPYAWPANDGDGRPLSAALLSIPAYRDLYTHFLERGQQQLLAGFDWSAYTDALRTLLTPSASADNWRTLDYGFTVQDFQQSWSLGHYENQHVKRGLLEFLDLRSQSLPGQLNWVNGGPVLWQGELVSSGIDSLQASVLAFSAAGLDSLWLLPSLNGQELSPIPLLASPTGGQELSADDGWSTRFPRPGTGTLSWRLRALDQAGHTRDWPVGAPRTLLLEDPAADSLRIVEFMASNSSTISDGQGDFDDWLELVNGSQHTLQLAGVALSDSPSQPLRYLLPDTLLGPGERLLVWCDNDTQDPGLHAGFALSANGESLLLSLPGGRLLQRLDFGASQTDLSWQLPCDAGLEQADDPGAWLTAADPTPGTSNQCLTVSDLRITRLANSLRLDWSPSGGTLWRVERYPAAPWLGGAQTVAIVSQPFWVDEQALGDNQPVGCYTVRIITQP; from the coding sequence ATGCACGGTTTGATTCTTGTACTGTTTCTGGCCCTGCTCTCCTCGCGAGCCGAAGCCGACGACAGCTGGATGCTGCACGACGACAGCCAGGTCGGTCGGGTGGACATCACCATTGACCAGGCCGATCTGGACTGGGCATACGCCAATGTCTGGAGCGACTCGATGCATGTCTGCACCGTGCGCTTCCGCAACGCCCTGCTTGACACCGTGATGACCCCGGTCGGCTTCCGCCTGCGCGGCAACACCTCACGCACCTCCGCCAAGAAAAGCTTCAAGCTCAAATTCGACGAGTACCTGGACGGCCTCGAGTTCTTCGACGAGGACGCCCTCAATCTGAACGGCGAGCACAACGACCCCGCGATCGCGCGCAGCAAGATCGCCTGGGATCTGATGCAGCGCGCGGGCATGCGTGCCTCGCGCGCCTCGCACAGCGAAGTCTGGATCAATGGCAACTTCTACGGGTTGTATGTGTCCGTGGAGCACATCGACAAGGAATGGCTGCGCAAGCGCTTTGCCGACTCTTCGGGCAATCTCTGGAAATGCCTCTGGCCGGCCGACCTGAACTGGCTGGGCAGCGATCCCGAAGCCTACAAGCTGCTGGTCAACGACCGACGGGTCTACGAGCTGAAGACCAACGAGGAACTGGACGACTACGGCGCCTTGCAGCGACTGGTGCGCGTGCTGACCCAGACCCCGCCCGCCGCCCTGCGCGACAGTCTCGAGAGCGTGCTGGCCATCGAGGACGTGCTGGAGGTGATGGCCGTCGATGTGCTGCTGGGCAACTGGGACGACTACCGATTCCTGCGCAACAACTACTACCTGTATCACGACCCGTCATCCGACCTGATGCACTTCATTCCCTACGACTACGACAACAACATGGGCATCGACTGGTTCAATGTGCCCTGGGCGACCCTCGACCCCTATGCCTGGCCGGCCAATGACGGGGATGGGCGCCCACTGAGCGCCGCACTGCTCTCGATTCCCGCGTACCGCGACCTGTACACCCATTTTCTCGAACGGGGCCAGCAGCAGTTGCTGGCAGGCTTCGACTGGTCCGCTTACACCGATGCGTTGCGCACCCTGCTGACTCCCTCGGCCAGCGCGGACAACTGGCGCACGCTGGATTACGGCTTCACTGTCCAGGACTTCCAGCAGAGCTGGTCGCTGGGGCACTATGAGAATCAGCATGTGAAGCGCGGGCTGCTCGAGTTTCTCGATCTGCGCTCCCAGAGTCTGCCCGGGCAACTGAACTGGGTCAATGGCGGCCCCGTGCTCTGGCAGGGTGAGCTGGTGTCCAGTGGCATTGACAGCCTGCAGGCCAGTGTGCTGGCATTCTCCGCGGCGGGTCTGGACTCGCTCTGGCTGCTGCCCAGTCTGAACGGTCAGGAGCTGTCGCCCATACCGCTTCTGGCCAGCCCGACGGGCGGTCAGGAATTGTCGGCTGACGACGGCTGGAGCACACGGTTTCCTCGCCCCGGAACCGGCACTCTGAGCTGGCGCCTGCGGGCTCTGGACCAGGCCGGACACACGCGTGACTGGCCCGTGGGCGCGCCCAGAACCCTGCTGCTTGAAGATCCTGCCGCCGACAGTCTGCGCATCGTGGAGTTCATGGCCAGCAATTCCAGCACCATCAGCGATGGCCAGGGGGACTTCGACGACTGGCTCGAGCTGGTCAACGGCTCGCAGCACACCCTGCAACTGGCGGGAGTCGCACTGTCGGATTCGCCCTCGCAGCCCTTGCGCTATCTGCTGCCGGACACGCTGCTGGGGCCAGGCGAGCGCCTGCTGGTCTGGTGTGACAACGACACCCAGGACCCCGGCCTGCATGCCGGCTTCGCGCTTTCCGCCAATGGCGAGAGTCTGCTGCTGAGTCTGCCCGGCGGACGGCTGCTCCAGCGTCTGGATTTTGGCGCCTCGCAGACCGATCTCAGCTGGCAACTGCCCTGTGACGCGGGGCTGGAGCAGGCCGATGATCCGGGAGCCTGGCTGACCGCGGCCGATCCCACTCCGGGCACGAGCAATCAGTGTCTCACGGTGTCGGACCTGCGCATCACGCGCCTGGCCAACAGCTTGCGCCTGGACTGGAGTCCTTCAGGCGGAACCCTCTGGCGCGTGGAACGCTATCCGGCGGCTCCCTGGCTCGGCGGTGCCCAGACCGTGGCGATCGTCAGCCAGCCCTTCTGGGTCGACGAGCAGGCACTGGGCGACAATCAGCCGGTCGGTTGTTACACGGTGCGGATCATCACTCAACCCTGA
- a CDS encoding TlpA family protein disulfide reductase, with the protein MKALHALRLSLWMLALMLLASACSDGTVGKSTADSGATLDTRMAESTIAPASDRTGVVDLKDFDWAATEGKIVFLEFWGTWCGPCIRSMPTIQKHWEEHRDNPDFRMMAINTGSRGDDPAKIQRWREANAGFTFPVFLDSDRKMSTTYQVTGIPRSVVLGRDGKVAWTGHPMQMPVGLLDRLLSGNVQG; encoded by the coding sequence ATGAAGGCCCTGCACGCGCTCCGGCTTTCCCTCTGGATGCTGGCTCTGATGCTGCTGGCGTCGGCCTGCTCCGATGGAACCGTGGGAAAGTCCACCGCTGATTCGGGTGCCACCCTGGACACGCGCATGGCCGAGTCCACCATTGCCCCGGCTTCCGATCGGACCGGCGTGGTGGATCTGAAGGACTTCGACTGGGCCGCGACCGAGGGCAAGATCGTCTTCCTTGAATTCTGGGGAACTTGGTGCGGCCCCTGCATCCGCAGCATGCCCACGATCCAGAAGCACTGGGAAGAGCACCGCGACAATCCGGACTTCCGGATGATGGCGATCAACACGGGCAGCCGCGGGGATGACCCGGCCAAGATCCAGCGCTGGCGTGAGGCCAATGCGGGATTCACCTTTCCTGTGTTCCTTGACTCAGACCGCAAGATGTCCACCACCTATCAGGTGACCGGCATTCCGCGCTCCGTGGTTCTGGGACGTGACGGCAAGGTGGCCTGGACGGGCCACCCGATGCAGATGCCCGTCGGCCTGCTGGATCGCCTGCTGTCCGGAAACGTCCAGGGCTAA
- a CDS encoding thioredoxin family protein — MSTLTKVDDGNFQDFVSQAGLVLVDYGATWCGPCKKLNPVLEEIQGERADVRIGKVDIEEARQAALANGVMSVPQVHFYRDGNKVDQFMGYLDKTKVLAYINKHLPAQS, encoded by the coding sequence ATGTCCACCCTGACCAAGGTCGACGACGGCAACTTCCAGGATTTCGTGTCACAGGCCGGGCTGGTGCTCGTGGATTACGGCGCGACCTGGTGTGGCCCCTGCAAGAAACTCAATCCCGTGCTGGAAGAGATCCAGGGCGAGCGCGCCGATGTGCGCATCGGCAAGGTCGACATCGAGGAAGCCCGCCAGGCCGCGCTGGCCAACGGCGTGATGTCGGTGCCCCAGGTGCACTTCTACCGCGACGGCAACAAGGTGGACCAGTTCATGGGCTACCTGGACAAGACCAAGGTGCTGGCCTACATCAACAAGCACCTGCCCGCCCAGTCATGA